A window from Citrus sinensis cultivar Valencia sweet orange chromosome 5, DVS_A1.0, whole genome shotgun sequence encodes these proteins:
- the LOC127902174 gene encoding histone H2B.3-like: MVFHNGAAREEAKDWEEISEEAAYSDKKKKRAKKSIKTYKIYIFKVLNQIYPDIGISSKAMGIMNSFINDIFKKLAWEASRLVRYKKKPTITSWEIHTVVILLLPSELAKHVVS, from the exons atgg TCTTCCATAATGGCGCTGCTCGAGAAGAAGCTAAAGACTGGGAAGAAATCTCAGAGGAAGCCGCCTATAGcgacaagaaaaagaagcgCGCGAAGAAGAGCATCAAGACGTACAAGATCTACATCTTCAAAGTCCTAAACCAAATCTATCCTGATATCGGAATCTCAAGCAAGGCCATGGGAATCATGAACAGTTTCATCAACGATATTTTCAAGAAGCTTGCTTGGGAAGCTTCAAGGTTGGTGAGGTACAAGAAAAAGCCGACGATTACATCTTGGGAAATTCATACCGTTGTGATACTTCTACTTCCTAGTGAGTTAGCCAAGCATGTTGTTTCTTAG